A genomic window from Chanos chanos chromosome 14, fChaCha1.1, whole genome shotgun sequence includes:
- the ankle2 gene encoding ankyrin repeat and LEM domain-containing protein 2 encodes MEAVLSRLQGLSADELREEFLKANLKCGPITATTRTIFERKLARAIVGEHGSNVSETSATGTDDAGTAQPKRGTSTPQETTASDEGDFGYSLGLNPPEEEDLLEKSTAACGVHAEAASTLPDGLTPTKNTQVSPTCFYGVCPPWEDVLARAERVHVYTDKKEALQAVKMMKGARFKAFANREDAEKFAKGICDYYPSPCKSAPCVSPGKPGPTFCKDNVSVLEAETINRERANSFKSPRTQDLTAKLRKSVEKGDEGVFSELIWSNPRYLIGSGDNPTVVQEGCRYNVMHVAAKENQPGVAQLLLDTLENPKFMKLMYPDDQESMLQKRIRYIVDLYLNTPDKAGFETPLHFACKFGCPEVVNILCSHPDIDKTCRNKYDQRPCDVICERMKDKSKVQEVKQKICEYLEDRCYVPLLRATDNSSQPVIGAPWSPEPVENLSPRLPRSPMDPVMAIRAFAGPLSPSKADEFRRAWKTPPRDRAEHFHHILKSDPDRGAERVGRDLARELGHPWAEYWEFLDSFVDLSSTEGLRKLEEYLSKKDFSQLSRETGENETRNWEKTRLGFRTPSPGKPKKFCNSISVGAFLDEGDDITLEEMKNRQNAALTSITSICSRDGLKGATSAVAAAGLEFHILPVSHADDLIETAAQHDLICSEKGLGLCSPAGNDGLCGQNDRSQNGHKSSPRSSTSPSCLLSPVTNLMAEFNRMSLCDNAGLSPRERRRSGGGRDRNFQDAREAENVISRMGRLRLASSEDSVLERGCSEFGDRGSWRLPDGDADGRRAEGRSSSGSDEYLSAEENLDALTQRTRVLGPERTLCSRSKSWDHGGRDLSSSGSSGSYRSLDSSKDFILKTPPRLRKGLFIQGASPTKLDREVLSALQAIDIDPLKYPSIHKWKSTVETYSASEMQSWQSPAMVKGHSRIAAYTPGSPISALTSPGGRYSPARHLSSTATQDYTSPGRYSPAHASFIQRIRHKHFNDIPHLPH; translated from the exons ATGGAAGCCGTCCTGAGCAGGCTGCAGGGTCTGAGTGCAGATGAGCTCCGTGAAGAGTTCCTCAAAGCCAACCTGAAATGCGGCCCCATCACGGCCACCACGCGAACCATCTTTGAGAGGAAGCTGGCACGCGCCATCGTCGGAGAACATGGCAGTAACGTTTCTGAGACAAGTGCGACAGGCACGGACGATGCCGGCACGGCTCAGCCCAAACGTGGCACCTCCACGCCCCAGGAGACCACGGCCAGCGACGAGGGAGATTTCGGCTACAGCCTGGGTCTGAACCCACCTGAAGAAGAGGATTTGTTGGAGAAGTCGACGGCAGCATGTGGCGTGCATGCGGAGGCGGCCAGCACCCTCCCCGACGGACTGACACCCACGAAGAACACTCAAGTGTCACCCACCTGTTTTTATGGCGTCTGTCCACCCTGGGAAGATGTTTTGGCCAGAGCCG agagggtACACGTATACACAGACAAGAAGGAAGCCCTGCAGGCCGTTAAAATGATGAAAGGCGCTCGTTTCAAAGCTTTCGCAAATCGAGAAGACGCCGAGAAGTTTGCGAAGGGGATCTGCGACTACTACCCTTCGCCCTGCAAATCGGCCCCGTGTGTGTCTCCGGGAAAACCAGGACCAACCTTCTGCAAAG ACAACGTGTCTGTCCTGGAAGCTGAAACCATAAACAGGGAGCGGGCCAACAGCTTCAAAAGCCCGCGGACGCAGGACCTGACGGCCAAGCTGAGGAAGTCTGTGGAGAAAGGCGACGAGGGCGTCTTCAGCGAACTGATCTGGAGTAACCCACGCTACCTCATTGGCTCAGGGGATAACCCCACTGTGGTACAG GAAGGTTGTAGGTATAACGTCATGCACGTGGCGGCCAAGGAGAACCAGCCTGGCGTGGCCCAGCTCCTGCTGGACACCCTGGAGAACCCAAAGTTCATGAAGCTGATGTACCCGGATGATCAGGAGAGCATGCTGCAGAAACGCATCCGTTACATTGTTGACCTTTACCTCAACACGCCAGACAAAGCA GGCTTTGAGACTCCTCTGCACTTTGCATGTAAGTTTGGCTGTCCGGAGGTGGTGAACATCCTCTGCTCTCACCCAGACATTGACAAGACCTGCAGGAACAAGTACGACCAGAGGCCTTGTGAT GTCATCTGTGAAAGGatgaaagacaaaagcaaagtCCAGGAGGTGAAACAGAAGATTTGTGAATATTTAGAGG ATCGTTGCTATGTACCCCTGTTGAGGGCCACTGATAATTCCTCTCAGCCTGTGATTGGTGCTCCCTGGTCACCTGAGCCTGTGGAGAACTTGTCACCACGGTTACCCAGGAGTCCTATGGACCCAGTCATGGCAATCAGAGCCTTTGCTGGTCCACTCAGCCCATCTAAA gcAGATGAGTTTCGACGAGCATGGAAGACGCCCCctagagacagagcagagcatTTCCACCACATTCTGAAGAGCGATCCAGACCGTGGTGCAGAGAGAgtgggcag AGATCTAGCACGTGAGCTAGGTCACCCGTGGGCGGAATATTGGGAATTCCTGGATAGCTTTGTGGACCTGTCGTCCACCGAGGGACTCCGAAAACTGGAGGAATATTTGAGCAAGAAAGATTTCAGCCAGCTGTCTCGTGAGACGGGAGAGAACGAGACCCGGAACTGGGAGAAAACGAGACTCGGATTCCGGACGCCCTCCCCAG gaaAGCCAAAAAAGTTCTGTAACTCCATCTCAGTGGGGGCGTTCCTGGACGAGGGCGATGACATCACTCTGGAGGAGATGAAGAATCGTCAGAACGCCGCGCTCACCAGCATCACTTCCATCTGCTCCAGGGACGGCCTCAAAGGAGCCACCAGCGCCGTCGCTGCCGCGGGCCTGGAGTTCCACATCCTCCCCGTGTCGCACGCTGACGACCTCATCGAGACCGCCGCCCAGCACGACCTGATCTGCAGCGAGAAGGGCCTGGGCCTCTGCTCCCCGGCCGGCAACGACGGGCTGTGCGGCCAGAACGACAGGAGCCAGAACGGACACAAGTCCTCTCCCCGTAgctccacctctccctcctgtctcctctcaccCGTCACCAACCTGATGGCGGAGTTCAACAGGATGTCGCTTTGCGACAACGCCGGGCTGTCCCCGCGGGAACGGAGGCGGAGCGGGGGCGGCCGGGATCGCAACTTCCAGGACGCCCGCGAAGCGGAAAACGTGATTTCCAGGATGGGCCGACTGAGACTGGCGTCCAGCGAGGACTCCGTcttggagagaggctgttccGAGTTCGGAGACCGGGGCTCCTGGAGGTTGCCCGACGGAGACGCGGACGGAAGGAGGGCGGAAGGGAGGTCGAGCTCCGGCTCGGACGAGTATTTGTCGGCGGAGGAGAACTTGGACGCGCTGACTCAAAGGACTAGAGTGTTAGGGCCGGAACGCACGCTCTGCTCCCGGTCCAAGTCCTGGGACCACGGCGGCAGAGACCTCAGCAGCTCGGGATCGTCCGGATCCTACAGGTCTCTGGACAGCTCGAAAGATTTCATACTGAAGACCCCTCCGCGCCTCAGAAAGGGTCTCTTCATCCAAGG GGCTTCGCCCACTAAATTGGACAGAGAGGTGCTGTCAGCGCTACAAGCCATAGACATCGATCCTTTGAAGTATCCCAGCATTCACAAGTGGAAGAGCACAGTCGAGACCTACTCAGCCTCTGAGATGCAAAG CTGGCAGTCCCCAGCAATGGTCAAAGGTCACTCCAGGATCGCAGCCTACACTCCCGGCTCCCCCATCAGCGCCCTGACCTCTCCGGGAGGTCGCTACAGTCCTGCCCGACACCTGTCGTCGACGGCGACGCAAGATTACACCAGCCCCGGACGCTACAGCCCCGCCCACGCCAGCTTTATCCAACGCATCCGCCACAAACATTTCAACGACATCCCCCATTTACCCCACTGA